GTCGACCAGGAAATCCAGGTGCATCTGCATCGGTACGTCGTTGCCGGGCCACTGTGGCGGCCGGAAGTCCTCGACCTGCTGGAAGGAGATGACCCCGTTGGGCCCCGAGATGGACGCCCAGTGCGACGTACCGCGGACGACTCCACCGGTGATCTCGGCGTAGAACCGTGCCAGGACGAGGGCATCGGGTGCGTTGACGGTGATCCCTTCCAGCTTGATCCGGTCAGACATCGGTCCTCCGGTACGCCGGGGTGAGTTCGGTCCACCGCGCGTGCCAGGCCGGGGCAGGCGCCTCCGCCGACCACCCGCCGTCGTGCGCTGGACCGTCGATCGCCAGCGAACGGCCGAGGTCCTCCAGATGCACCTGCCAGCCAGCGCCGTGGAAGTGCAGCGAGCCGACCGGCAGCCCGCGCTCCTCGATCACCAGCTTGGTCTGCGAGCCGACAGACGTGAGCCAGGCCTCGAGTTCGCCTTCGTCGGCAGTGCCCGGCTCGGTCGTGAGCAGGAGATGGTGCGGCGCGTCGCAGACCTCGATTCTCGCCGGACCGCTCCACGTGCTGGTGAAGACGGCCTGGACCGTCCCGCCTTCGTGCAGCGCACCGGACACCTGCGCCAGCCAGCGCGCGAGTCGCTCCGGCGTGGTGCACGCCGCCCAGAGGTCGTCGATGTCGGTGTCGTACACGTCCTCGACGCGCACCGCACCGCGCGTTTCGTCGAGCGCCCGCATCGTCCCCAGGATCTTCACGATCGTGCCTTCTTTCCGCGAGCGACCTCGGTGTGCAAGGCGTCCAACCGGTTCCGCCACAGCGCGCGGTACCCCTCCAGCCACTCATCCACCTCGACGAGCGCCTCCGGCCGCAGGCTGTAGATCCGCCGCTGCGCCTCCTGCTGTACGTCGACCAGCCCAGCCTCCCGCAACACCCGAAGGTGCCGGGACACACCCGGCCGCGCGATCGGCAGCGCGTCGGCCAACTCACCGGCCGTCGCGGGATGATCCCGCAAGATCTCCAACACCGTCCGCCGACTCCCATCCGCCAACGCCTGCAACACCACATCCACAACCCCGAATGTACCCACCCAGGTACATAACCACAAGGGTACACATCACCCGGTCACCACTGGCGCGCAAACGACAACGTTGGTTGGAGCGGTACTAGCATCGAGCTGTGAGGATTCGAGGGTTCGCGATCGTGGGGGCCTGATGAGTAACACCGACGATCCGAACTTCGCGCCGTACCCGGGGCGGTACGAGATGGCGAGGACGAAGGGTGTGCCGCCGAACGAGGAGCCGGTGCTGCTCGACATCACCGGCGAAGCCGACGTGGTGAACCAGATCGACGCGATCCGGCCGATCGTCGAGAACGGACCGGTGCCCGACGGAGGGCTGTCCTGGGATCACCGGACGCGCGTCCTCACCGTCCGTCTGGTCGGCGCCGTCGACGGCTCCGAACCTGAGGTCGAGGCGGTGAAACAGGCAGTCCTGGCTCAGCCGGCCGATTTCACCGTCGAATTCGAGTCGGTCCGGTACTCCCGCGAGGAACTGCTCGAACTCGCCGACGACATCTTCCCCAACTCCCACGAATGGGGGCCGGCTGAAGGTGCGCTGGCCGGATTATGGGACACCCTCCGGAACCGGATCGTGGTTCTCGTCGGCGACGAGCCCGAGGACCTGTCCCGAGCGTGGGTCGCAGCCATCGAACGCCGGCACGACGAACGCATCGTCTACGAGATCGTCCGGCACTCGATGAACGAGCCATGGGTCCAGCCCTAGAGTTTGGTGCCGATCAGTTGGTAGATGTCGTCGAGGGCGCCTGGTAGGTCGTCGTGGCCGAAGTCGGGGTACGTGCGGACTTCCTTGGGGGACTGGATCTTGTTGTAGGCGGCGAACTGTGTCGACGGTGGGCAGATCTGGTCCTCGAGGCCGGTGAAGAGGGTGACTTCGGCCCGGATCCGGGGTGCCAGGTGCTGGATGTCGATGTAGCCGAGCGTCGTGAACACCTCCTCCTGGCGGAGGTGCCGCGGGTCGCGCTTGCGGAACCACGTGACGATCTCGTCGTACGGCGACGTCTCCAGGTTCAGGTCCCACGTCCGCTGGTAGTCGGACAGGAACGGGAACACGCTCGCCACGTACTTGATCGACGGCGTCAGCGCCGCCGCCACCAGCGACAGCCCACCGCCCTGGCTCCATCCGGTCGTCGCGATCCGGGCCGCGTCGACCTCAGGCAGCCCGCCAATGAGGTCCGCCAAGCGCCGCGTGTCCAGGAAGACGTGCTTGTAGAGCAGGCCGTCCGGCCCGTCGTCGAGCCCGTGCACCAGGTGGTGATGCAGCGAGAAGCTGTTCGATGCCTGCGACGACGTACGGAAACCGACCTGCTCGCGGACGTCCAGAGCCGCGACAGTGAACCCACGAGCGGCGTACGGCAGCAGGTCGATCCATGCCGGCTGCTCACCGCCGTACCCATGGAACAGCAGCACGGCCGGCCCGGTCGGCTCGGTGGGACGCACGACCTTCGCGTGCACCCGGTAGCCGCCGGTCCCGGTGAAGTACAGGTGCTGCGCGGTCGCCGTCGTCAGCGGGAAATCGACGGCGTCGACGAACTCCGCCTCGTCCGGGACTTCGTCCAGTGAGAGCAGCGCCTTGTCCCAGAACGCGTCGAAGTCCGCGGGTCGCGGATTCGTGCCCTGGTAGGTGAGTAGTTCGTCGTACGACAGCTCGAAGGAAAGCACCGCATCATTCTGCGCTGTTGTTGTCCTCGGGGGCAGTCCCGTCCCAGATCGTGTAGCCGTGGGCCGCGTTCAGCTTGTCCCGCAGCGTGGTCTCCAGGCTTTCGGCCTTCCCGGGCGCCAGCCACGAGACCGGCAGCAGGATCGGGTGGTCGGGGTTCTTGGTGCGCAGCACGATCGCCTCGCCGTGGGTCGTCTCGACCCGGCCGACCTCGGTGATGTCGGTCCAGGGCGTGCGCAGGCCGCGGACCTCGAGGTCGCCGTCGCGGAGCCGCGCGACCTTCGGCGGCCGGGCCAGGATCCACAGGCCGGCCAGCGTGATCATCCCGCCGAGCGTGACGAACACCGAGACGGCGACACCCGGCAGCCCCAGTGCCCAGAGCACCGCGGCCACCCCGAGAATGATCAGACCGGCGGCCAGGATCCCGAGGAACCGCCCCGGCCGCATCCGGTACGTCGTACGCATCGCCACAGGATCTCATCCGCCCGGGGCGACCGGATCAGAAGGCTTCCGTCTCGGACTCCTGGGTGTTGCCGGCCACCGACTTCAGCGTGAGCGACCACGAGAACGAACCGTCCAGGAACCGCTCGAGCTTCGAGTACGAGCAGTTCTCGGTGAACCGGTTGTTCTTCGCGTCCCAGTTCGTCCCGGTCTTGTAGTAGACCCAGTAGTCGCCGCGGATCCCGTTCAGCGTCGCCGACTTGTTCGCCCGGACGTAGATCGACGCCTGCGGCTTGCGCGGGTTGCTCGCCGTGACCACGACCACGATGTCCGAGCCGGCGTTGGTGATCCGGAGCGAGCCGGAGCCGCGCGAACCGGCTCGCTGGAAGACGTCGCCGTTCTCACCCCGGCCACCGAACACGGCCGGCTGGGCCAGCTTCGCCGGTACCGACAGCGCACCGAACTTCACACCCCTGCCGATCGACTTCTGCACGCCCTGCGCGAGCTGGGCGTAGGCGAGCCGGACGCCGCTCTTCGCCTCGTACAGCCGGACGTCGGTCGCCTTCGGCAGGCCGCAGCTGGTCTTCGTCTCGCCGGCCTTGGTCAGCTCCGTGGCCACGTTCCCGGCGTACGCGTCGAAGGCGTCGAGGACCTGGGGATGTGCGACCACCAGGCCGCGCGGCGGCGTGATCTTCACCAGTTCGGTGCGTTCGAGTACGACGACGCCCGCGAGCTGGGCGCGGGACGCGTCGAACGCGGCGACCGTCTGCGCGTTCATCACGCGCGCGACGTACGGCTTGAGGACCTTCTCGACATTGGTCAGCGCCCGCTGGTACATCGGAACCGAGAGCGCCACGGGAGTCGGCGTCGGCTTCGGGGTCGGCGTGGGCGCCGCCGACGAGGGCGGTGGTGCGCTGGTGCTGGTCGTCGTACCCCCTGCCGAGGGTGCGTCACCACTTTCCGCCTTGCCGCTGCATCCTGCGCAGGCCAGGACCGCAATCCCGACCACAACCACTACCGAACGCCTCACTGTCACCCCCAGGTGTGACCAATCTTCACTTTGGTCCAATACTTCCCTGAGAGGGGTTCACCAATCCGGATCAGTTACCGCCGGTGCCGGTGTCGCTCGGGTTGTACGCGCAGGCGTCGTTCAGGTTCTCCGCGGCGCCCGGGGCGGTGGTCGTCTTCGACGGGGTGGTCGGCCGCTTCGTGCTGCCGGAGGTCGGCGCCTTGGTCGGGCTCTTGGTCGGCTTCACCGTCGGCGTCGACGCCACCGGGTTGGTCTTCGGGGCGATCGCCTTCTGGATGATCTCCTGCATCGCCGTGTAGTCCGGGTTCTTGCCGGTCGGGAAGTTCTTGTTCTTGTCCAGGTCGATGTTGGT
This Kribbella sp. NBC_00482 DNA region includes the following protein-coding sequences:
- a CDS encoding VOC family protein, with translation MSDRIKLEGITVNAPDALVLARFYAEITGGVVRGTSHWASISGPNGVISFQQVEDFRPPQWPGNDVPMQMHLDFLVDDLVATGQRVLAAGAKLLDFQPNSDHCYVYADPAGHPFCLSTWDTETATTGTSS
- a CDS encoding SRPBCC domain-containing protein, which gives rise to MKILGTMRALDETRGAVRVEDVYDTDIDDLWAACTTPERLARWLAQVSGALHEGGTVQAVFTSTWSGPARIEVCDAPHHLLLTTEPGTADEGELEAWLTSVGSQTKLVIEERGLPVGSLHFHGAGWQVHLEDLGRSLAIDGPAHDGGWSAEAPAPAWHARWTELTPAYRRTDV
- a CDS encoding ArsR/SmtB family transcription factor; amino-acid sequence: MDVVLQALADGSRRTVLEILRDHPATAGELADALPIARPGVSRHLRVLREAGLVDVQQEAQRRIYSLRPEALVEVDEWLEGYRALWRNRLDALHTEVARGKKARS
- a CDS encoding acetylxylan esterase, which encodes MLSFELSYDELLTYQGTNPRPADFDAFWDKALLSLDEVPDEAEFVDAVDFPLTTATAQHLYFTGTGGYRVHAKVVRPTEPTGPAVLLFHGYGGEQPAWIDLLPYAARGFTVAALDVREQVGFRTSSQASNSFSLHHHLVHGLDDGPDGLLYKHVFLDTRRLADLIGGLPEVDAARIATTGWSQGGGLSLVAAALTPSIKYVASVFPFLSDYQRTWDLNLETSPYDEIVTWFRKRDPRHLRQEEVFTTLGYIDIQHLAPRIRAEVTLFTGLEDQICPPSTQFAAYNKIQSPKEVRTYPDFGHDDLPGALDDIYQLIGTKL